GTGCAACCATGTTTGCCATGCGGGTGTTGCCGAGTTCGTCGGCAATTTCGTTTGCTGGCACTGTGTAGGTTGTGACACGGTCATCAGCTTTTGTTGCGTCAACGAGAGAGGAGTTCAGAATCTGAACACCGCCGTCAACGAGCTTAGGCTGGAATTTATCGAGGGAAGGCTGGTTCATGATAATCAGAGATTTTGGGCTTTGAATAATTGGGGAACCGATGTCTTCTGAGGAAATTACAACGGTGCAGTTTGCTGTTCCGCCGCGCATTTCTGGGCCGTATACAGGGATGTAGGTTACTTCTGAACCTGCTTCCATGCCTGCGTATGCCAGCAGGTTACCAATGAGCATAACGCCCTGACCACCGAAACCGGCGATGATAACGTCCTGATACATGTTATTCCTCCCCGTCCTTGGTCACATCTTTAAATACTCCCAGCGGGAAGTACGGAATCATTTCTTCCTTGATGCGGGTGTTTGCTGCAACAGCGTCCATTTTCCAGTTAGTCGGACATGCGGAGAGCATTTCTACAAAACCGAAACCTGTTCCATTCACTTGCATTTCGAATGCCTTACGCAGTGCTTTTTTAGCACGGCGGATGTTCTTAACGGAATCAAGAGATACACGTTCGCAGTAAGCAGTGCCGCCGAGACCACCGATGATTTCACTCATGCGGATTGCCTGACCGTGCTCTTCTGCACAACGTCCGTTAGGACAGGTAGTAGATTTCTGACCTTCAAGGGTTGTAGGCGCCATCTGACCGCCGGTCATGCCGTAAACGGTGTTGTTGACGAATACAACGGAGATTTTTTCACCACGGTTTGCAGCGTGAACAATCTCTGCAAGACCGATGGAAGCTAAGTCACCGTCACCCTGATAGGTGAATACGAATTTATCTTTACGTGCGCGTTTGAGACCGGTTGCTACTGCCGGAGCACGACCATGCGGTGCTTCTACAGCGTCTACATCAAGGTAGTTGTAGATAAATACGGAGCAACCGATGGAACCGACACAAAGGGTGTCATCCACAAGTCCCATTTCGGTAAGCACTTCGCCCACAAGGCGGTGTGCAACGCCGTGATGACAACCCGGGCAGTAATGCGTAGGGCGGTCGATCATGATTTCAGGTGCGTCGAAAACGAGTTTTTCAGACATTCCCTAGTCCTCCAGATGCTTGATGATAGGTGCGAGGAAGTCATCGGAACCAGGGAGGTCGCCTGGCATGTGACCGTGGAAATCGGAATCTGCAATACCACGTACGGAAAGGCGCACGTCGTCTACCATCTGGCCGCAGTTCTGTTCAATAGTAAGGAAGCGTTTGCCCTGCTTGGCAAGATCACGAAGTACTTCAGATGGGAACGGGTACAATGTAAGAGGACGTACCAGACCCACTTTTTTGCCTTCGGAACGCAGGCGGCGAACAGTTGATTTAACAATACGGCCAATTGAGCCGAATGCTACAACTACCAGTTCTGCATCGTCACATTCAAATACGTCTGCGCGTGCTTCTGCCTGCATTGCTTCATACTTTGCCTGAAGGTTACGGTTCTGACCTGCAAGTGCACCATCTTCGAGGAAGAGGGATTTTAGCAGACGTTTTTCGCGACCTTTTGCACCGTCGAGACACCAGTTTTCTGCACCGTGGTTGTCAGCAGCTTCTGGTTCCCAAGGAGTAACCGGCTCTTTCATTTGTCCTACAATTGCATCAGCAAGCACGAGAACAGGGTTACGATATTTAAATGCAAGGTCGAATGCCTCGATCATCATATCGTAGCCTTCCTGACAGGTACCCGGAGCGAGAACGAGTGTACGGTAGTCGCCATGACCGCCGCCTCGTGTGGACTGGAAGTAGTCACCCTGAGAAGAGCCGATGTCGCCAAGACCCGGACCACCGCGGTTTACGTTAACAATAACACCCGGAAGCTCAGAGCCAGCCATGTAGGAAATACCTTCCTGCATGAGTGATACGCCCGGAGATGAAGAGGTAGTCATTGCACGTGCACCGCCAGCAGCAGCGCCGAGAAGCATGTTAACAGCTGCCACTTCGGATTCAGCCTGAACAAATTCACCGTTGACGGTTGCCATCTCGGTAGAAAGAAATTCAGGAATATCATTCTGCGGAGTAATTGGGTAGCCGAAGTAACAGGTACAGCCAGCAGCGAGAGCACCACGGGAAATAGCTTCGTTACCTTTGATGAAAATACGTTTCTTTTCTGACATGGCTATTTCTCCTTTTTCTCTTCGCGGTAGACCTTGATAACAAGGTCAGGACAAATAAGCGCACAGGAAGTACAGCCTGTACAGTTTTCCATGTCTTCTGCTTTCACTTCTGCCACTTTGTACCCTTGCTGGTTAAAGCGGGAGGACTGGCAGATAATCTTTTTTGGGCAAACGGTAGAACAGAGCATGCAGCCCTTACACCGTTCTTCGCGGAATTCAACCCGTGCCATGTTTATACCTCGACTTTATAAGTAAGATCAGTTGTTTGCCGTGTGGTTATATAAAAACTTGCGGCTTATTTATGGAGCATGAACTACAATTATGTCAAAAGTGACCATGTATTACAATACCCATTATAACATAAGCCCCTTTTACAGGATAAGCATGGAATCTCCATAGCTAAATACCCGGAAGCCTTGTGCGATGGCATCGGCGTATCCTTCAAGAACACGCTGCTTGGTAGCGAAGGCGCTAATCATCATGAGTAGCGAGGATTCGGGCAAGTGGAAGTTGGTAATCATGTGGTCTACAACATTGAACGTGTAGCCGGGGTAAATGAAAATATTTGTAGAGCCTTTGAACGGTGCTATTTTTCCGGCTTCTTTAAAAGCACCTTCCAAAACGCGGGATGATGTAGTGCCCACAGCAATTACAGGACGACCTTCTTTTTTTGCCTGAATGATTTTTTGCGCTGTTTCTTCGGACAATTCGATATATTCTTTGTGCATTGAATGCTCACGAATGTCATCGCAGCGTACTGGTGAAAACGTTCCGTATCCAACGTACAGTGTTACTTCTGCCCATTCAATACCGCTTTGTGAAAGCTGCTCGCGCATTTCTTCCGTAAAATGCAGCCCCGCAGTTGGTGCTGCTACGGAGCCAAGCTGGGAGTCGTCTGCATAGACTGTCTGGTAGCGGTCTTTATCAGCTGTGGTGTCTTCGCGTTTGATATATGGAGGTAGCGGCAGGTGACCTTGGTTCAGGAAATGGTCTTTCAAGTCTCCACGCCAGCTGATGGTTGCTTCGCAGCGTCCAAATTCTGCGGTAGCGGTAACTTCTACACGCAGATCATCACCAAATTCTGCCACAGTGCCTACTTTGACGCGCTTGGACATGCGCATCAGTCCTTCGACTGTTGCGTTTTTCCATTCACCATTTTCTACAGGCTCAATGAGCGGCAGCGGAGTGAGCATGAGAAATTCAACTTTGCCGCCTGACGGGCGCTTGCCATATAAGCGTGCCGGAAGAACTTTGGAGTTGTTGACAACAAGCAGTGCGTTTTTAGGCAGAAAATCTGCAAGATCTGCAAACATTGCTGCATGATTCTCGCCGGTTTTTCTATCGACAACAAAAAGGCGTGAGCTGCCGCGCTTGTCAGCAGGGTGCTGAGCAATCTGATCTTCAGGAAGCTCATAGGTATATGATGATAACCTGAAATCTTCAGGAATTGTCTCTAAATCTTTATTTGTGCAGTAACTGTCACGTTCCATTATAATAATCCATTCTCTGTCATTTAAGGAAGGTGTAAAATTGCGGTTTATCTTGCATTGCGCTATTTATATTCGATGTAACATTATATACATGATGTGTACTCAATGTGCCTACACTTGAACTCTATAAGACTCAATCATAAAGGAGCGACCATGCGGGCTCGACTGGTTTTTTCTGTTTTAGCTCTTTGCGTGATGCTATCCGGTTGTACTCTTTCAAATATGTCCGGAACTGCAAAGCCTACAGGAGCTGCTCAATCAGCAGCAGAATCTAAATTTGTATATTACAACTTCCCTGATGTACGTGTTCCTTCCGAAATGGAACCTGATGAATCTCAGATGTTTGTACATGGGATGGGACACAAACAGACAGGTGTGCTTGTTTTTTCCGGTAATGTTGATTTTATGTCACTTACCAGAGCTATGATTACTACGATGCGTCAGGATGGGTGGGAACTCCGCTTTCAGTTCGCCTCACCGCGCACCTTATTGCTTTTCACAAAGCCTACCCGCTTTGCTATTGTGAACATCACAGATACCAGCAGCTTTACAACTGATCTGGAAATTTGGGTGTCTCCTCGTCCAGAGCATGCTGAAACTATGCTTGAAAAGCCGCTTCCACTCATAGAAGCTCCACGCTCTTCATACAATAGTGCACCAAAGCCAAGCGCTGCACAGGCTCCGGCTTCCAATGCTGCGACTGAAGAAGGATTGGACAGCTAGTGAAATCACATACAGCTTTTACAGGCTTTCTCGGAAAGCGTATGCACCTTGGTATCAGCGGTTCAATTGCTGCGTACAAGGGGTTGGACTTACTGAGAATGTTTAAAGATAGCGGTGCTGACGTTGGTGTAACTCTTACATCTTCTGCGCAGAAGTTTATTACTCCGCTCAGTTTTGAGGCACTTGGTGCTTCACCTGTTTTTTCTACCATGTATCCTGTGGGTGACGATGTTTTCGGACACCTGATGCCGGGTGAAGCATGCCATGCTTTTGTCATTGCTCCGGCTTCTGCCACAACCATTGCACGCCTTGCAAATGGCTTGGCAGATGATATGCTTTCGTGTCAGGCGCTGGCGTTTCCTGAAAAGCTGGTGATTGCTCCGGCGATGAATCCGCGCATGTGGCACAATGCTGCTACACAGGAAAATATCGACAGATTAAGTTGTCGCGGGCATGTGATTATTGAGCCGGGGTGTGGACGGACAGCATGTCTTGAAGAAGGACAGGGGCGTCTTGCTCCTGTTGATGATATTTACCTGCATGGACTGCGGGCACTGTCTCCGCAGGATATGGCAGGGCAGACTGTTATGGTAACGCTTGGTCCTACCCGTGAAAAGTGGGACGGTGTTCGTTTCTGGTCAAATCCTTCTTCCGGTACTATGGGAGCGTCGTTCGCTATTGCGGCATGGCTGCGTGGTGCAGAAGTACATGCTGTGTGCGGTGCAGGTACACCGTGGTTGCCATCGGTTATCACCCGACATGATGTGACGAGTGCAGCGGATATGTTTGAAGCGGCTGAGTCCTTATGGAACGATATGAGCATTGGCGTATTTACAGCAGCTGTTGCAGATTATTCTCCTGTGCCTTTTGGTGATTCCAAATTTAAGAAGGGTGGGGATGACCTTACAGTGTCCTTTACTCGAACCGTAGATATTCTTAAAACGCTCGGTACGAAAAAACGTGATGACCAACGAGTGATCGGTTTTGCTGCTGAGACTGATAATCTACGTGAGAATATGAAGAAGAAACTTACTGCCAAGAATGCAGATATTATTGTTGGTAATAATGTTGCGAAGAGTGGTTCCGGGTTCGGCTCTGCCACTAACGAAGTCTGCATTGTTGATAGAAACGGCAGGCAGGAAGATTGGCCTGTTGCACCGAAGCCGGAAGTCGCATGGAGAGTTTTTGATTGGCTGCTTCAACTGTAGTTCTTAGCGAACAGATACGTCCTTGGCATAATGCCGGACTTCGCTTTCTTTTTGATGAGGATGGCTCTATTGCACAGGCAATGGCTGACGCGCAAGCAGCAGCTTCGGCAGTGCAAGCTGCACCAGTGGCACAGCCTGTCCCGTCTTCTGTTGCGCCTGCACAGCAGGCAGCTCCGCAGTCTATACAGCAACAGCCTAAGCAGCAGGCAGCACCAGTAGCACAGCCTCAAAAACAGCGCCCGCAACGTCCTGCTTCGCACTCTACAGCAGTGCCGCCCCGCGCTATGCCGTCGCTTGTTATTCATCCGACAAATAAACCGCCAGAAGAATGGCCTGAGCAGTGGCAGGGATATTGGAGTAAAGTTCAAATTCCAAGCCCTGTTGTGTGGACATACTGGTCGCTCGGTGATGATCTTTCCGGTCATGCAGATGCTAAGCGTCGTGAAATATTAAAAAAGCTTATTAGCAGCATTAACCTTCCGCGCGGAACAAGTTCGTTTTGGCCTGTGGCGGCAAGTGGTGCTGTCGCAGGTGATTTGACTCCTGCGCCGGAGATTTTCCTTGCTGGCTTGCGCCGTCTGCGTCCTCGTTATAGCGTTGTGTTTGGCTCCAAGGCTCTTAAAAGCTTTATGCCGGATTCTACATTGCGACCATATCTGTTTACCCAGTTCTTAGGACATAGACTTATTGCATTGCCGGATGTTGATTACTTGGTCAAATCTCCGAACATGCTTGCACCGGTTGTTGCATACCTCCGTACTGCGATTCGATTGTCTCGATAAGGAACCGGTGTTTTGATCCGGTGAAGAAAATGTATACCTTGTAAGTTCTCGCTTACTTTGTCTGAAATGCGTAGCGCACTCTCTGTAAAAAGAGGGTGCGCTTTTTTATGTTTCACGTGAAGCTTTTTGATTTTCCAAAAAACAATGTCTTTTTGTTCCATACTGGTATTAGCTCAGAATAAGGTGTAGCTTTCCACATAGTAGGAATAATTCTTATCAAGTAGTGTTTTGGGAGGTGAAAATGAGAGGTTTGCGTTTTATAGCCGTTATTAGCCTGTTTGCGGCGTTTTTTGTAGTTTTGCAAACAATCACATTACCTGCTGAAGAAAAATCGCCCATACAGACCTCTCAAAATGCGGAAAATTCCAAAATTACGATTGTACAATTTTCAATTGAAGGTGGGATTGGACCCGCGCAGGCAGAATTGACAGAAAATGTTTTGAAAGAGGCTGGCTCGATTGGAGCACAGTTTGTGGTTCTGCAATTGGACACTCCAGGTGGGCTTGTTTCCTCTATGCGAGAAATTGTAAAAACAATGCTCAACTCATCTATTCCCGTTTTGGTGTGGGTTGGGCCAAGAGGTTCCCGTGCTGCAAGTGCAGGTGTATTTCTTGTAGCTGCCTCAGCATTTGCAGGAATGGCTCCGCAGACAACTATGGGGGCTGCATCTCCTGTTGGAGCAGGTGGAAAAAATATTGATCCGACAATGAGTAAAAAAGTTATAAACGACCTTGTTAGTCTTGTTCGTTCCGTTGCTGCGCGGCATGACAGAAATTTGAATTGGTACGAAGATGCTGTTCGCAACAGCACGACGATCAATAGTGAAAGAGCTGCAACGGCGCGTGTTGTCGAAGTGGTTGCACCGTCCGTGGAAGACTTTCTTGTTCAGGCAGGCAAACATGGCATAAAAACTCTGGATGGAACGGTTCACTTTTCTGAGTCGCAATTGCAAATTGTTCGATACGAGCCGACGTTTCGGTACAAAGTGTTATCGTGGCTGATTGATCCGCAAATTGCCTACTTGCTTTTACTTGCAGGTGTGGCGTGTCTTTTCATTGAATTTACCCATGCCGGAGCGATTATACCGGGGGTTGTGGGCGCGTTAGCGTTATTACTTGGCGCATATGCAATGTCTATTCTTCCAACAAATATTGCCGGTCTGCTTCTTATTCTCTTCAGTATTGTTCTCTTTGCTCTGGAAATAAATATTACTAGCTACGGATTGCTTTCTCTTGGGGGAGTGGCGGCATTGTTAATTGGCTCGCTCATTTTGTTTCCCGAAGAGGGTGGGCATATGGCGTTACCAATCTCTTTAGTTCTGGGAACCACAGGTGCTATTGCATCGATCATGGGTGGTGCTGCTTTTTTAGCAGCCAAAGCTATGCGCAAAAAACCTGCAAGCGGGATCGAAGCCATGATTGGAACCACAGCAGAGGTTCTTTCGTGGGATGGCAAAGAAGGCAGAGTGTTTGCCTACGGAACATTATGGTCAGCAAAAATAGATTCGGAAAAGTATCCTGATGGCGTTGAGTTAGAAAAGGGAGCAAAAGTTACCGTGAAGGCTATCGAAGGGCTTACGGTAATAATCGATAAAGAATGAATGGTACAAGGATACCTTCCAGCAACTTTGAATAGTCAAACCTGAAAATATATCGGGAGCAAGTATGTATACAATTTCGGCGGTACTTGGCGTTGTGGTTGTCTTTTTAGTCTTAGCTATCCGTATCTTGAACGAGTATGAAAGGGCGGTCGTGTTTCGCCTTGGGCGTGTTTTGGATTCTAAAGGGCCGGGGCTTATCATCCTCATTCCTGTTATAGATCGCATGATTCGAGTTTCCATGCGGGTGCTGACTTTGGATGTTCCATCGCAGGATGTCATTACGCGTGATAACGTATCTGTTCAGGTTAGTGCTGTTGTCTATTTTAAGGTTGTGGAGCCGACCAAATCCATCATTGAAGTAGAAGATTTTTTATTCGCAACCTCACAGCTTGCGCAGACAACACTGCGTAGTGTGTGTGGTGGAGCAGAGCTTGATGAGCTTTTGGCGCACCGTGAGAAAATGAATATGCAGATTCAAGATTTGCTCGATAAGCAGACAGCTCCGTGGGGAATTAAAGTAAATTCAGTTGAGCTGAAACATATCGATTTGCCGCAGGAAATGCAGCGCGCTATGGCAAAACAGGCTGAAGCGGAACGCGAGCGCAGGGCTAAAGTTATTAATGCTGAAGGTGAATATCAGGCTGCGACGAAGCTGTCTGAAGCTGCGGAAATTATCGCCCGTCATCCACAAGCATTGCAATTGCGATACCTGCAAACTATGCAGGAAATGTCCGGTAATGCTGGCTCAACTCTGATTCCAATACCACTAGACATAGTGACTAAACTCATGCCACAAAAAGGCGTTGAAAAAACAGATGATACTTAATTCCGAGGTATCGGTATACAGACCGGCAGCTCGGATTACATACACTTTCACTGCACCTTCAGGAGCTTTTGAATGCATATTCTTGTAACGGGAGCTGCCGGTTTTATCGGCTCCGCCCTTTCCCAGCGTTTTTTATCCGCAGGTCACACTGTGGTTGGTCTTGATAACTTGAATGACTACTACAGCGTTCAATTGAAAAAAGATCGTCTTGCACCGCTTGTTGCTAATCCAAATTTCCGCCACGCCAACTTTGATCTTGCAGATCGTGAATCCATGCGCGAAATGTTTGCTACCGAACAGTTCACACATGTTGTGAACCTCGCAGGTCAGGCAGGCGTTCGATACTCTATCGAAAATCCAGATTCCTATGTAGACGCAAACCTTGTTGGCTTCGGCAACATTCTTGAAGGCTGTCGTCATAACGGCGTGAAGCATCTGGTGTATGCATCCTCAAGCTCTGTATATGGGTTGAACACAAATATGCCGTTTGATACTCACAAAGCGGTTAACCATCCTGTCAGCCTTTACGCTGCAAGTAAAAAAGCGAACGAGCTTATGGCGCATACTTACAGTCACCTGTACGGTCTGCCAACAACAGGACTTCGCTTCTTCACAGTATACGGCCCGTGGGGACGTCCTGATATGGCGCTTTTCCTCTTCACAAAAGCAATTTTGGAAGGCAAGCCGATCAACGTATTCAACCACGGAAAAATGAAACGCGACTTTACCTATATCGACGATATCGTAGAAGGTGTAGTGCGCGTTACCAACAAAACACCAGAGCCAAACCCAGATTGGGACAGCAACAACCCTGACCCAGCTTCCAGTTCTGCGCCATACCGTGTCTACAACATCGGTAACAACAATTGTGTTGAGCTTGGTCGCTTCATTGAAGTGCTCGAAGAAAAGCTCGGTAAAAAAGCTATCAAGAACATGATGGAGATGCAGCCGGGTGACGTTGCTGCAACCTACGCAAACGTAGATGACTTGATGAACGATGTGGGCTTCAGACCAGATACCTCCATTGAAAAAGGCATCGGTGCATTTGTTGATTGGTATCGCGGATACTACAACGTATAGTTTTTGGTTTCACGTGAAACAACAGAAAGGCTCTCTTTTGAGAGCCTTTTTTTATGGCGAGTTATCTGATTGGTTCTGATGGTAAATGTAATGTTTTTTTGTCTCCGACGGGCAGGGGATTTCAAACCCCCTGCACCCCCTATTAGGCGATGAGTACTCTTTTTTTATATACTTCTCGGCTTCAAGATAGTTGTTTTTGAGAGGGGGGGGGAATATTCAGGTACAGGGAAGGATAAATAACTCAGGTGAGATTACCTATGTGCTTATGGTTGGAGGCACGTTATTGTCGTTTTTTGGGTAGTTATGTTTTTTGTGTAACTTCAATAATCTTTTTTAATGTTATATACGAAGCTCAAAAAAAATTTGTAAAATTTTCGTGGCGCTAGAAGCTGTAAGTACAGACGGGCTAGGCTCGCCTAATGGGGGATCAAGGGGTTTCAAATCCCTTGCCCGTCGGAGACAAAAAAGAAAATAGCAACAGAAAAGCAAAAATAAAAATGAAATGAACGCAAGAGAAAGGCTGCCGTTTCACGTGAAACATGACGCATAAAAACTAACGATAGTTTCTAATTAGGTAACTTTGCGACTTCGAGTATAACGGATAAGGGATGTATTTTTTACCATGCAAAGTTCATTGCTTTGTGTTGACATAATCACAGTATATTAACTAGCAATGGAAAAGTTACTCTGCAACGCTGTAGTTAGAGAGGGTAGGACAGGATAATTTTAGTATGTTTCACGCGAAACATTTTCATGCATTATCCTACTTCAACTGTACAAGAGAGGTTCATGTGGCACGGATTATTGCTGTAGCTAACCAAAAAGGTGGTGTGGGTAAAACTACGTCATCTGTAAACTTAGCAGCGTCTTTGGCTGTAATGGAGAAGCGAGTTCTTCTTGTCGACTGTGACCCGCAGGCAAACGCAACAAGCGGCATCGGTCTTGATGTAGAGAACTTGTCCAGCAATTTATACCGCACTTTTTTTACGCCAGAAAAAACACTGCATGCAATTTACCCTACAGATATGCCGTATCTTTCTGTGCTACCGGCATCCACTGATCTTGTTGCTGTTGAACTTGAGCTTGTAGATAAGATGGGGCGTGAATATTATTTGCAGGATGTCTTGAAAAATGTGGCATCCCGATTTGACTATATCATTATAGACTGCCCACCTTCTCTTGGCTTGATTACACTGAATGCTCTATGCGCAGCTCAGGAAGTTCTCATCCCGCTTCAGTGTGAATTTTATGCGCTGGAAGGGATTGTAAAACTATTGCAAACATACGAGCAGGTAAAAAAACGCCTCAACACAGATTTATCGTTGCTGGGTGTTGTGCTTACTATGTTTGACAAACGGAATAGACTTTCTACTCAGGTAAAAAATGAAGTAGAGCGTTGCTTTCCTGAGCATATATTCGAAACGATTATTCCCCGAAATGTGCGCCTTTCTGAAGCGCCGAGTTTTGGAAAATCAATTATTCACTACGATATAAAATCAAAAGGCGCAGCAGCATACCTTGCACTTGCTAAGGAAGTTGCAATGCGGAATGCCTCTGCGCCTATGAGATAATTTTGGTGATGTAGCTATTCTGGATAGATGCATTCCGGTTCGCAAGATTCGCCGGAATGTGTTGTAGCTTCGAAACAGATGTGATCTTTAAAATGCTTTTTGCGTACGGTTCCACCACATTTTTCACAGTGGAATACAAGCAGACCGCTTAAAGAAGCGTTTGTAAGATGGAAGATTCTTGGGCTGTCTTCTTCCCAGTTCTCTGACTCAGCACCGCATGCTTTGCATGAAACTTTGGCATTGAACGGGTACTTAAAGTCCCAATAATCTTTAAACATCTGCCAGTCTTCAATAGGTTCTTGATTAATCTCAGAAGTATCTTTTCCCTGAGCCTGATCAAGAATCTTTGATATTTTTTTACCCGCTTTTGCCCAAATTTCAGGGCTTAGCAATACGCCGTGCAGGTTACCTTCACGGTCGTACAATGGCTTTACATGGTTTTCATATTCAGACATTTCAGCCTCCATAACGTGCCGATTATTTGTGAGTGTGAATATCCAAGAGTCATGTTCTAAAGACAGATTGTCAAGGAGATATATATGGCAGGCGCACAGAGAGGTCTCGGGCGTGGATTGGATGCACTGTTTAAAAATACAGATGCTGTTGAAGAAGTAGAAAAACCGAACACTCTTCCTTTGCGGCTTTTACAGGCAAATCCGGGGCAGCCTCGTAAAACGTTTGATGATGATGCACTGGAAGAACTGGCTACTTCAATCCACGAAAAAGGCGTACTCCAGCCTTTGCTTGTTCGACCAATCGTCGCTAACGGGCAGAATGTATATGAAATTGTAGCGGGCGAACGTAGATTTAGAGCAAGCCAGCTGGCAGGTATTCGTGAGGTTCCGGTTGTTATTCGAGAACTGGATGACATGGAAA
This genomic window from Halodesulfovibrio sp. contains:
- a CDS encoding 2-oxoacid:acceptor oxidoreductase family protein — encoded protein: MYQDVIIAGFGGQGVMLIGNLLAYAGMEAGSEVTYIPVYGPEMRGGTANCTVVISSEDIGSPIIQSPKSLIIMNQPSLDKFQPKLVDGGVQILNSSLVDATKADDRVTTYTVPANEIADELGNTRMANMVALGAYVQATGCVPLEQVKESLSSVISSRYSHLIPKNAEAIQAGADHVAAQMK
- a CDS encoding thiamine pyrophosphate-dependent enzyme, which encodes MSEKLVFDAPEIMIDRPTHYCPGCHHGVAHRLVGEVLTEMGLVDDTLCVGSIGCSVFIYNYLDVDAVEAPHGRAPAVATGLKRARKDKFVFTYQGDGDLASIGLAEIVHAANRGEKISVVFVNNTVYGMTGGQMAPTTLEGQKSTTCPNGRCAEEHGQAIRMSEIIGGLGGTAYCERVSLDSVKNIRRAKKALRKAFEMQVNGTGFGFVEMLSACPTNWKMDAVAANTRIKEEMIPYFPLGVFKDVTKDGEE
- a CDS encoding 3-methyl-2-oxobutanoate dehydrogenase subunit VorB; this encodes MSEKKRIFIKGNEAISRGALAAGCTCYFGYPITPQNDIPEFLSTEMATVNGEFVQAESEVAAVNMLLGAAAGGARAMTTSSSPGVSLMQEGISYMAGSELPGVIVNVNRGGPGLGDIGSSQGDYFQSTRGGGHGDYRTLVLAPGTCQEGYDMMIEAFDLAFKYRNPVLVLADAIVGQMKEPVTPWEPEAADNHGAENWCLDGAKGREKRLLKSLFLEDGALAGQNRNLQAKYEAMQAEARADVFECDDAELVVVAFGSIGRIVKSTVRRLRSEGKKVGLVRPLTLYPFPSEVLRDLAKQGKRFLTIEQNCGQMVDDVRLSVRGIADSDFHGHMPGDLPGSDDFLAPIIKHLED
- a CDS encoding 4Fe-4S dicluster domain-containing protein, which gives rise to MARVEFREERCKGCMLCSTVCPKKIICQSSRFNQQGYKVAEVKAEDMENCTGCTSCALICPDLVIKVYREEKKEK
- the queA gene encoding tRNA preQ1(34) S-adenosylmethionine ribosyltransferase-isomerase QueA, with translation MERDSYCTNKDLETIPEDFRLSSYTYELPEDQIAQHPADKRGSSRLFVVDRKTGENHAAMFADLADFLPKNALLVVNNSKVLPARLYGKRPSGGKVEFLMLTPLPLIEPVENGEWKNATVEGLMRMSKRVKVGTVAEFGDDLRVEVTATAEFGRCEATISWRGDLKDHFLNQGHLPLPPYIKREDTTADKDRYQTVYADDSQLGSVAAPTAGLHFTEEMREQLSQSGIEWAEVTLYVGYGTFSPVRCDDIREHSMHKEYIELSEETAQKIIQAKKEGRPVIAVGTTSSRVLEGAFKEAGKIAPFKGSTNIFIYPGYTFNVVDHMITNFHLPESSLLMMISAFATKQRVLEGYADAIAQGFRVFSYGDSMLIL
- the coaBC gene encoding bifunctional phosphopantothenoylcysteine decarboxylase/phosphopantothenate--cysteine ligase CoaBC, yielding MKSHTAFTGFLGKRMHLGISGSIAAYKGLDLLRMFKDSGADVGVTLTSSAQKFITPLSFEALGASPVFSTMYPVGDDVFGHLMPGEACHAFVIAPASATTIARLANGLADDMLSCQALAFPEKLVIAPAMNPRMWHNAATQENIDRLSCRGHVIIEPGCGRTACLEEGQGRLAPVDDIYLHGLRALSPQDMAGQTVMVTLGPTREKWDGVRFWSNPSSGTMGASFAIAAWLRGAEVHAVCGAGTPWLPSVITRHDVTSAADMFEAAESLWNDMSIGVFTAAVADYSPVPFGDSKFKKGGDDLTVSFTRTVDILKTLGTKKRDDQRVIGFAAETDNLRENMKKKLTAKNADIIVGNNVAKSGSGFGSATNEVCIVDRNGRQEDWPVAPKPEVAWRVFDWLLQL
- a CDS encoding nodulation protein NfeD, with the protein product MRGLRFIAVISLFAAFFVVLQTITLPAEEKSPIQTSQNAENSKITIVQFSIEGGIGPAQAELTENVLKEAGSIGAQFVVLQLDTPGGLVSSMREIVKTMLNSSIPVLVWVGPRGSRAASAGVFLVAASAFAGMAPQTTMGAASPVGAGGKNIDPTMSKKVINDLVSLVRSVAARHDRNLNWYEDAVRNSTTINSERAATARVVEVVAPSVEDFLVQAGKHGIKTLDGTVHFSESQLQIVRYEPTFRYKVLSWLIDPQIAYLLLLAGVACLFIEFTHAGAIIPGVVGALALLLGAYAMSILPTNIAGLLLILFSIVLFALEINITSYGLLSLGGVAALLIGSLILFPEEGGHMALPISLVLGTTGAIASIMGGAAFLAAKAMRKKPASGIEAMIGTTAEVLSWDGKEGRVFAYGTLWSAKIDSEKYPDGVELEKGAKVTVKAIEGLTVIIDKE
- a CDS encoding slipin family protein; its protein translation is MYTISAVLGVVVVFLVLAIRILNEYERAVVFRLGRVLDSKGPGLIILIPVIDRMIRVSMRVLTLDVPSQDVITRDNVSVQVSAVVYFKVVEPTKSIIEVEDFLFATSQLAQTTLRSVCGGAELDELLAHREKMNMQIQDLLDKQTAPWGIKVNSVELKHIDLPQEMQRAMAKQAEAERERRAKVINAEGEYQAATKLSEAAEIIARHPQALQLRYLQTMQEMSGNAGSTLIPIPLDIVTKLMPQKGVEKTDDT
- a CDS encoding NAD-dependent epimerase, with protein sequence MHILVTGAAGFIGSALSQRFLSAGHTVVGLDNLNDYYSVQLKKDRLAPLVANPNFRHANFDLADRESMREMFATEQFTHVVNLAGQAGVRYSIENPDSYVDANLVGFGNILEGCRHNGVKHLVYASSSSVYGLNTNMPFDTHKAVNHPVSLYAASKKANELMAHTYSHLYGLPTTGLRFFTVYGPWGRPDMALFLFTKAILEGKPINVFNHGKMKRDFTYIDDIVEGVVRVTNKTPEPNPDWDSNNPDPASSSAPYRVYNIGNNNCVELGRFIEVLEEKLGKKAIKNMMEMQPGDVAATYANVDDLMNDVGFRPDTSIEKGIGAFVDWYRGYYNV
- a CDS encoding AAA family ATPase → MARIIAVANQKGGVGKTTSSVNLAASLAVMEKRVLLVDCDPQANATSGIGLDVENLSSNLYRTFFTPEKTLHAIYPTDMPYLSVLPASTDLVAVELELVDKMGREYYLQDVLKNVASRFDYIIIDCPPSLGLITLNALCAAQEVLIPLQCEFYALEGIVKLLQTYEQVKKRLNTDLSLLGVVLTMFDKRNRLSTQVKNEVERCFPEHIFETIIPRNVRLSEAPSFGKSIIHYDIKSKGAAAYLALAKEVAMRNASAPMR